Part of the Clostridium sporogenes genome, CATATATAAAAGAATTAGGTTTATTAACAAGAGCTGTTTTTGTAATAGATAGTAATAATAAAATAACTTTTGTTGAATATGTACCAGAAGTTACAAGTCAACCAAATTTTGATAAAGTATTAGAAGCTGCAAAAGCTTCCCAATAATATAAAATAAAACTTATTTAAACATATATATTAAAACAGGTATTTCTTAATTTGTAGAAATACCTGTTTTAATATTATTTAAAAGAATACTAAAATTTATTCAAATGAGTTTTGTTTTATAGTTGGTAATGTTTGAAGATCTATTCCGCCAGTTTTTTCTGGTATACCATGTAAATATTGTTCTCCATTTTGAGCTGTACCTATAACTACATTATTTATTTCTCCCTCTGCCGCTCTTTCTATGGCCTGTTCTTTAGTTAATAATTCACCATTATTTAATTTATAACCAGTTACAGCGCCTTTTCCATCTTTTACTAGAGCTACAATATCTTTACCAAAATTATTGTTACCACCAATCATAATAACACCTCCAATTAAGGATATGTTATTATGTTTCCCAATAAAAATATATTTATATATTTTATAAATATATTTTTTAAAATTCTCTAAATTAATTTTTAGTATTATTTTTTAATTTATGTATTAACCCTCTTTACTTTTCTAAAATGGTTTTCACAAAATCTAACATCTATCCTATGGAAAATAATTTATACTATAGCTCATTACATATAAATTCTTTTATAATAATCTAGCTCTTAAAAACATTATTTTCATTCCCATAGATTCAAATTTTGTTTCATATTCTGTTTTTATATTCTCTTTAAAGTCACTATTATGAAGATCATATGTGATGTATTCTATATTAAATCCACTTTCCTTAAAATATTCCTGTGAATCCTCAAAAAGTTCTTTATCATCAGTTTTAAACCATATTTCTGTATTTGGTTTTAAAAATTTTTTATATTCTGTTAGTAATTTTGTATGAGTTAATCTTCTTTTATTATGTCTTTCTTTTGGCCAAGGGTTGCAAAAGTTTATATATATTTTACTTATTTCATCTTTATCAAATACTTCTGCTATTCCCATTATATTCATTGTAATAAATTTTATATTTTTAAGTTCTCTCTTAACTTCTTCTTCTTTTTCTTCAACTTTTCTTATAGCATAAACTATAACTTCATCTTTTAAATCTATTCCTACATAATTTATATCTTTATTTTTTTCTACTAATTGTGATATAAATCCTCCTCTTCCGCAACCTAATTCTAAATGTATTTCATTATTATTATTAAATTCCTTATTCCATCTTCCTTTTAATTCTTTAGGTTCGTCTGCAAATTTATCACTAGCTTCTATCTCTGGTCTTGCCCACCATTTCTTTCTAAGTCTCATCTTTTAACCTCCAGATATTTTTAATCTACTACTGAAATATTATATCATAACATCTATTATTATTAGTAATCTATAATTTAATTATATTTTAAAATACAACTTCACCATGCTGTAATTATTTTAACAATTAACTACAAGACTAGTACTTCCCTCACATTATGTATATTATTTACTATAATAATTTAAGTAAGCTCATTATATGGCGATAATTATACTATTTAGTAGAATTATTATTGGAAGGATTATATAGGAACATATATTATGAGTAATTTTTTAGAAGAATTAAAAACCACTAAAGTTATAAGCAAAAATGATATTGAAAAAATCAAGAAATTTATAAATATTAAGTTTAAAGATGAAGATAGCAAAGAAAAAGCTTATATGGTATCTTCTACTATTCATAATATTATTGAAAGTAAAATAGATTTCTTTCCAAAATCAATACAGAAAGATTTAAAAAATACTATTTTAAAAAATACTTTTTTAAATAATAAAGATTCCATTTATTTATGGGATATCTTTTATTCTTATATAGATTATGCAGATTTTAAAAAAGAAAACCTAGAAATATTATTAAATTGGACTAATATTAATATAAAAAATAAAACTGATAAGGAATCTTTAGTAAATTATTTATATACAAATAATTTACTAAAATATGATGAAAAAAATACTAAAATTAAAGATACTTCTAGTTCTAGTTCTAGTTCTAGTTCTAGTTCTAGTTCTAGTTCTAGTTCTAGTTCTAGTTCTAGTTCTAGTTCTAAAGATTCTAGCACTAAGCTCTCAAATGAACAACCTGATATAAAAATTAAAAAGAATGATTCTATTTATCTACAAAATATCCATACAGAATTTAATAATAATATTATTAATATTAAACAAAATCCAGCAAATATAATAAATGATAAATATAATCCTAAAAATATTACTAAAAAACTCAATATAGATCTTTTATATAAAAATAATATATTTAAACTTTATAATAACTCTATTGCTTTTGCATTAACTATATTATTTATTTCTTTAATATCTATATATTTATTAAATATAAATACTAGCATTAAAACTAATAGTAAAAATATTATTGTTTATGAAAATAAAAATGTTAAAACTAAAAAAAATAATACTCTTGATAAAAATAAGCATCTACCCCAATATGTTAAATATAAAACTTTAAATAATAAAAAACTGAAGAAATATTTATATACCAAAAACTCTTTATTAGCAGACGAACCTTATTTTTCATCTATAATAGCATCTGCAGAGGAATTTGATATAAATCCTTTAATATTGTTTGCAATAACTGGACAAGAGCAAGGCTTTGTCCCTAAAAACAATAAGTCTGCTAAAAAAATAGGAAATAATCCATTCAACGTTTTTCATAGTTGGGAGGAGTATAATTCTGATATTAAAGATTCATCTAGAATAGCAGGAAGAACTGTATTTAATTTATTAAAAACTATGCCTAAAGGACAAGATCCTTTTAAATGGGTGAACAATACATATGCTGAAGATGTTAATTGGTGGAAGGGTGTTAAATCCTTATTTAATGAATTAGAAAAAGCGGTAAAATAAGAAATCTTTGTTAAATATATAATTAATTGAAAAGGGGTTTATTTATTTCCAAATTAGTATTAAAATCTAGAGGTACATACTAAAATTTTTTATAGGGGGATGATTAAAATACTTAATAATTTTAACATGATGCTTCCAGCAATTATATTTATAATAGTTTATGCATTAATTATTTCGGAAAGGGTGAACAGGGTTGTTGCTTCTCTAAGTGGAGCTGCTATTATGCTCATATTAAAATTAATTACCCAAGAAAAAGCTTTCTTAAAAATTGATTTTAATACTATAGGCTTATTAATTGGGATGATGATTATAGTAAATATAACTAAAAGAACAGGTGTCTTTGAATATATAGCTATAAAAGCAGCTAAATTTTCTAAGGGGAATCCTATTAAAATATTAATACTATTTTCTATAATAACTGCTGTTTTATCTGGAGTATTAGACAACGTTACTACTGTGCTTTTAATAGTACCTGTAACTTTAGTTATAACTAAAACATTAGAAATAGATCCAATTCCTTTTTTAATGTGTGAAATATTTGCATCTAACATAGGAGGCACTGCTACTTTAATAGGAGATCCACCAAACTTAATGATAGGAAGTGCTGCGGGATTAAGCTTTTTAGATTTTGTTAAAAACTTAGCTCCTGTAATTATAATAATACTTGTAGTTACATTATTAGGAATAAACCAATTATATAAAAATTCTATGAAAACTTCTGAAGAGGATAAGAAAAAAATTATGGCTTTAGATGAAAGTAAAGCTATTCGTGATAGGTCTCTTATGAAAAAATGTCTAACAGTACTATTTTTGACTTTAGTAGGATTCCTAACTCATAGTTATTTGGGTTTTGAATCTGCAACTATCGCCATAGCTGGTTCTGCTATATTATTAGCTATAAGCAAGGTAGAACCAGATGAAATACTACAAGAAACAGAATGGGGTACTATATTCTTTTTCATAGGTTTATTTATAATGACTGGGGTTTTAGAAGATGTTGGCATCATGGAAGTCTTAGCACAAAAAACGTTGTCACTAACAAAAGGCAACCTAGTTATGACGGGAATATTTGTGCTTTGGATATCTGCTATTGCCTCTGCATTTATAGATAATATTCCTTTTGTAGCTACTATGATACCTTTAATAAAAGCTATGGGCACCATGGGTGGTATGAATATAACTCCACTTTGGTGGGCATTATCTTTGGGTGCTTGTCTTGGTGGAAATGGAACTATGATCGGAGCTTCTGCTAACCTAGTAGTAATTGGCATAGCAGAAAAAAGTGGCTATAAAATTTCTTTTAAAGACTACTTTAAACTTGGATTTCCTGTAATGTTAGTGTCAATAATAATATGTACTGCTTATCTTTTAATGTTTTTTTTGAAATAATTTTGGAATGATTCTAAAATTATTTTATAATATTTTGAAAATTGTGGATATTAATGCTTGCTTAATGATATAATATAAACAAAGGATAACTCACTTAGTTTATAGGGGGGCTTTTAAATGGATAATTATATGAAAGTTAAAAATTCAATGCTAACTTTTTTATTAGAACAAATGGGAGCTAAAATTCATAGAATCACAGGAATAGTATGCTATGTTGAATTCACCATACACTCTGTCATTATAAAATATATGTATCACTTAGATAAAAAAAATAAATACTTCTTAGAAAGAATTTCTCCCTACAATGTAGCTATTGGACAGTTTGAGAAAGAAGAAGATGTAATAAACACCATAAAAATAGATATATCTAAGTTTGAAAATGCAAAAAATAGTAATAAATTTAATAAATTTATTAATACTGGGAAAGATTTTGTTGATATAGTTAAATCTTTTGAAGATCTTTATTTACACTATAATGTTTCAAAATATGATTTAGCCGATATACAGCAAAATATAGAAAGCCTAAAAGAAAAGTTAGAAGAAGTATCTACTAAAGCTGATGTGGTTTATGATAAGCCTACAAAATAACTGAAGATGAATAAAACAAAAAATAATTTATAATGTATAAAATTATAATACTAATAAACTATTAAAGTCTAGGAACCTATTTTTAAAATATATGGTCCTAGACTTTTTTTCTTTAAATTATATAAACTCCTCTGTCTTATTTTCCATTTTTAGCTTATATACTGTAATGATGAAAAATGTACTTGCAAACAATATTAAAATTAACATATTTATACCTATATTTTTAAAATTAGCTCCCGTATTTATCTTAAAGATAGCTTCAATAGCCCATTTTTGTGGTGTAAAGCTAGCTAAATTCTGCATAAATTTTGGCATTATTTTTATCTCCCAAAAGCCTCCTCCTATCATGGTGCTTAATACTGTAACTATTACACTTAAATTAGAGGCTTCTGATGAAGATTTACAAATAGTTACTATAAATATACTAAGAGAAATAGCAACTATAGAAAACATAATTAATATTAAAAGTATTATAAGATTTCTACTTCCCATAAGATTTTCTTTCAATACATATTTGTCTACTATAATCATAACTATAATTATTTGAATTAAACTAAACATAAAATTGCAGAGTATATTTCCCAAAATATATTGCTTAGGACTTACAGGAGTTGCTGCAATTCTATTATAGGTTTTATTTTTTCTTTCTTCTAATATAAACTTACTTATATTAGAAGAGGAAGTTAATACAAACATCAATAACATTCCTATAGTTATATAGCTTAATTCTTTTTCTCTAGATTTATCTTTAACTTTTTCTACATTAAGTTTAAGTATTCCGTTTTCAGTCTTATTATAAAATTCATCAAAACTTTTTTTATCACCCTTATGGAGGTTACCTATAATTTTTAAATTATCTATATATATATTTAAATAATTTTCTAATAAACCCGTAACTTCGGCTCCTTTTATAGATATTATTTTTATTTTTTTTATATTATTATTGTATACTTCTTCTGAAAAATCCTGTGGTATAACTATTACACAATCTACCTTTTCCTTTGAAATAAAATTATTTATTTCTTTTTCCTCTACGTTTACTATTTTAAATCTATCTCTTTTTTCTACGTACTTTATTAATTTTTTAGATATTATTCCTGTATCTTTATTATTTATACCAATTTTTATATCTCTTCCACCACTAGTATTCATTATTATCATAAATACTGCTAATATAATTGGTAGTACAAAAGTTATCCATATGGTACTTTTCTTCTTCATAGCTACTTTTATCGTATTAAAAACTATTAATAAACTTTCCCTCATTATATTGCCTCCCTTCTACTAAAATTTAAAGAGGAGATAATTAAAAATATAAATGCTATAGATAAATCTATAATAATAATTTTATAACTTAAATCATTATTATTAAAAAACATACTATTAAATATAGCATCCTTAATCTTGCTAAATATATTAAAATCATAAATCAATCCTAATACTTTACTCTCCTGAAAATCCATAGGTGTATATCCCCCTCCCAAAAATGTTATAAAGGGCAATATACCATTTAAAAATGATTCTGCTACACTTTGTTTTTTGAATAAATATATTATAGATATTCCTGCAAATATAGCCATAATTATTTCTGATAGTAAAACTAAAAGTATTATTCCTTCACTTTTTCCCCAATACACTTTTAATGCATATTTGCTAAATAAAAATACCAATATGATTTGTATTACAGATACAAAAGTTAGCCCTAATACTTTTCCTATGAATATCTCATGCTTTGAGGCAGGAGAAGAAGTTAACTTAATTATAGTATTTCTAGTATATTCATTGCCAAAAGAATTCACTGCTGCTAAGGATATATATAGAATTATCATTACTATCATAGCCACAGCATAATATTCCAAAGAACTAGGAGTTTTTTTATTTTCTAATGATACTATTTCCACATATTTATTTATTTTATTTATATTATCTTTCTTAATAAGTGTGGGATTTATTTTTATTACCTCTACCACCGTATTATATTTTTTAATAAAGCTATTTGCTATTACTTCTACTACTGAAGCCTGCGAACTATATTTATCATTTTTATAAAAATCAATTTTATTACCCTCTTTATAAAAATTCAAATAACAAATATACTCTTTATTTTGAACTTTCTCCTTAGCTATTTTTGTATTATTTTCTTTATAAATTTCTATTCCTTGTTTTTTTATTATATCTAAAAATTCTTCAAATGCTTGTTTATTCTTTGTATCTTCTCCCATAGTATATATAACTTTAGTATCCTTGAATAAATCAATTTTATTAAAAGCACTATTTAAAGAAAATCCTAACACTGTAATAAGCATCATAGGCCAAATTATAAACATTATCATACTTTTTTTATCTCTAAAATTAATTTTTATTTCATTAATAGCTATATTTAAAAATTTCATTTTCCTCACCTTTAATCTCTTAATTTTCTTCCTGTTAAACTTAAAAATACAGTTTCTAAATCCGGATTTTTAGTTTCAACATTTTTAATAGGGATATTTTTATTAGTAAAAAACAAAATTATTTTATCTAAATTATTTACCTCTTTATAACTATCTATTTTTATTAAATTATCTTTCACATATACATCAGTAACTCCATTTATATTTTTTATTTCTTTTTCATCAATATTTTCTATTCCACCAACTGTTATATATACTGTGTTTTTATCTCTAACTATTGCTTTTAACTCTTCTTTTGTACCCTCTGCAACCAATTTACCATGATCTATTATTCCTATATTAGTACATATTTCTTCAACTTCCTCCATGTAATGACTAGTATATATTATGGTTGATCCCATCTTATTAAGTTTTTTTACTGATTGTAATATGTGATTTCTTGATTGTGGATCTATACCTACTGTAGGTTCATCCATTATTATTAATTTAGGTGTGTGAGAAATAGCACAAGCAATATTCAATCTTCTTTTCATTCCCCCAGAAAATTCATTAGGATGTCCCTTAGCCTTATCCTTTAGTCCAACAAATTCCAATGCTTTTTCCACTCTATTTTTTAACTCTTCTCCCTTAAAACCATAAAGAGAAGTAAAAAATTTAATATTTTCATAGGCAGTAAGTTCTTTATATAAAGCTATATCCTGAGGAACTACACCTATATTTTTTTTAATTTCCCTCATATTATTTTTTATGTCCTTACCTAAAATTTCAATATTTCCCTTATTAAAATTTAATAGTCCACTAATTATATTTATCATGGTACTTTTCCCTGCACCATTTGGGCCCAAAAGTCCATATATCTCTCCTTCTTTTATTTCTAAACTTACATTATCTAAAGCTGTAACTTTCTTAAAATTCTTACTCAAATTATCTATTTTAACAATATTCATAAATTATCTTTAGTGAGACAATGTATTGAATCTATACCCCTCACTAAATATTCACTTCCTTTCTATACTATTTCATATATTTAACAAATAGCTTAACAAAATTATAATTATCAAATACTTTTTACCTGCTATTCATATATCTATATCCTTTATTAATAAGAAACAAGCTCCTAGAAACTCTGTTAGTGATTATCAGATCTAGTAAAGTATATTCTTAAGCAAAACTTTACTTATATAATGTTTTAATTAAACTAAATTAGAACTTAGTTTATAACTTAATTCTATAAAAAAATGACCCTTCACATCAGTGTAAAAGGTCATTTTATATGTATGACGAAAGTAATATATTTAACTGGAACGGGTATCCTTGTAAGCAAATTCTATCTAAACCTAAGAATCACTTAGTTCCCCCTTCAAATGGTATATGGCTATTTGAGTCCTATGTTCTAAGCCAGTCTTAGATAAAATAGAACTTATATAATTTTTTACAGTTCCCTCTGAAATAAATAATTTTGCTGATATTTCTTTATTAGATAGGCCTTCTGATATAGCCTCTATTACATCTATTTCCCTTCTTGAAAACATATCTTTATCAATATTTTTAATATTGGAATTACAGGAATTAAGTACTTTATCCATAATCACATCCTGTATAACAGAGTTACCTTTATAAACCATTTTTATAGTGTCTATTATAGTATCTGGAGTATTGTTTTTTAAAATATATCCCTTAGCCCCAAAATGAAGAGCTTCTCTTATGTAATCATCCTCATCAAAAGTAGTTAGTATCAAAACCTTCCCATAACTTTCTTTGCTTATTATTTTTGTAGCTTCTACTCCATTCATTACAGGCATTCTTATATCTAAAAGTGCTATATCTATTTTATTATTTCTACAATATTCTAATGCTTGTAATCCATTTTCTACGGTTTTCTCTATTTTTATATCTTCATCCATATCTAATATTATACTTAAGCTTTCTCTTATAAAAACATCGTCATCTGCAATTAAAACCTTAATCACTCTATTCCCCCCTTTTTTATACATTAATTATATTTTAAATACACTTTCTAATTACATTACTATTTTAAATACATACAATCTTCAAATATATAGAAAACAAATTATTTCTTAACCTTAAGTGTTATTACTAAAGAATGAGCAATTTGCAATATATTCACCCAAAATAATCTTTTATTTAGGTAAAAGTATTATAAGTGAAAAACCATCTCCTCCATCTATTATTAATTTACCATTTTCATTTTCGCATCTTTCCTCTATTCCTCTAATCCCTATCCCTTTTTCTATATTTATACACCCTATTCCATTATCCTTTATATTAAACTTTATGAATTTATTTAACTCTTCTATAATTATAGAAACTTTAGTAGCTTTAGAGTATTTTATTATATTTGTAAGACATTCCTGAAGGCTTTCCTGAATTATTTTCCACTGCTTGTAGCCTACTAAACTTAAATCCCCTTTAGTAACCAATTTTGTATCTATATCTGTTTTTAACATAAAATTATTTATAACAGTTTCTATCTTTGTCAAACCTAATTGTTCCCTTGGGGGTTTTAAATTTCTAACTGTTAACCTTACTTCTTCTAATCCCTCTCTTAAAGATGATATGGATTTTTCTATTAATTTTTTACTTTTTTCTTTATCCTTCTCCATTAATATTTTACAAGCTTCCAACTGCATTATATTCCCTGCTAACACATGTCCTATTTTATCGTGTATTTCCTGAGAAATTTTATTTCTTTCCTCCAATTGTGACAAATATAAGTTATAATTTTCTTGCTTTTCATTTAGAACTATTTGATTATCTAAGTTATGATTTTTTT contains:
- a CDS encoding response regulator transcription factor; this translates as MIKVLIADDDVFIRESLSIILDMDEDIKIEKTVENGLQALEYCRNNKIDIALLDIRMPVMNGVEATKIISKESYGKVLILTTFDEDDYIREALHFGAKGYILKNNTPDTIIDTIKMVYKGNSVIQDVIMDKVLNSCNSNIKNIDKDMFSRREIDVIEAISEGLSNKEISAKLFISEGTVKNYISSILSKTGLEHRTQIAIYHLKGELSDS
- a CDS encoding ABC transporter ATP-binding protein, translating into MNIVKIDNLSKNFKKVTALDNVSLEIKEGEIYGLLGPNGAGKSTMINIISGLLNFNKGNIEILGKDIKNNMREIKKNIGVVPQDIALYKELTAYENIKFFTSLYGFKGEELKNRVEKALEFVGLKDKAKGHPNEFSGGMKRRLNIACAISHTPKLIIMDEPTVGIDPQSRNHILQSVKKLNKMGSTIIYTSHYMEEVEEICTNIGIIDHGKLVAEGTKEELKAIVRDKNTVYITVGGIENIDEKEIKNINGVTDVYVKDNLIKIDSYKEVNNLDKIILFFTNKNIPIKNVETKNPDLETVFLSLTGRKLRD
- a CDS encoding sensor histidine kinase, which codes for MREYIIYNKMIIFLYCAYTYTEQRVYTWTILYFLLYIIFNFSIEISKNNKAKLILNLCSIILWLLFISKGEFNIFLIIVNIYDINYYFNEKNYIALIIIFILSCFIPYEIAKEFLVIALLSFMNFLLYKKCYKRIIELTEKNYNITQKNHNLDNQIVLNEKQENYNLYLSQLEERNKISQEIHDKIGHVLAGNIMQLEACKILMEKDKEKSKKLIEKSISSLREGLEEVRLTVRNLKPPREQLGLTKIETVINNFMLKTDIDTKLVTKGDLSLVGYKQWKIIQESLQECLTNIIKYSKATKVSIIIEELNKFIKFNIKDNGIGCINIEKGIGIRGIEERCENENGKLIIDGGDGFSLIILLPK
- the trmB gene encoding tRNA (guanosine(46)-N7)-methyltransferase TrmB translates to MRLRKKWWARPEIEASDKFADEPKELKGRWNKEFNNNNEIHLELGCGRGGFISQLVEKNKDINYVGIDLKDEVIVYAIRKVEEKEEEVKRELKNIKFITMNIMGIAEVFDKDEISKIYINFCNPWPKERHNKRRLTHTKLLTEYKKFLKPNTEIWFKTDDKELFEDSQEYFKESGFNIEYITYDLHNSDFKENIKTEYETKFESMGMKIMFLRARLL
- a CDS encoding ArsB/NhaD family transporter — translated: MMLPAIIFIIVYALIISERVNRVVASLSGAAIMLILKLITQEKAFLKIDFNTIGLLIGMMIIVNITKRTGVFEYIAIKAAKFSKGNPIKILILFSIITAVLSGVLDNVTTVLLIVPVTLVITKTLEIDPIPFLMCEIFASNIGGTATLIGDPPNLMIGSAAGLSFLDFVKNLAPVIIIILVVTLLGINQLYKNSMKTSEEDKKKIMALDESKAIRDRSLMKKCLTVLFLTLVGFLTHSYLGFESATIAIAGSAILLAISKVEPDEILQETEWGTIFFFIGLFIMTGVLEDVGIMEVLAQKTLSLTKGNLVMTGIFVLWISAIASAFIDNIPFVATMIPLIKAMGTMGGMNITPLWWALSLGACLGGNGTMIGASANLVVIGIAEKSGYKISFKDYFKLGFPVMLVSIIICTAYLLMFFLK
- a CDS encoding ABC transporter permease, giving the protein MRESLLIVFNTIKVAMKKKSTIWITFVLPIILAVFMIIMNTSGGRDIKIGINNKDTGIISKKLIKYVEKRDRFKIVNVEEKEINNFISKEKVDCVIVIPQDFSEEVYNNNIKKIKIISIKGAEVTGLLENYLNIYIDNLKIIGNLHKGDKKSFDEFYNKTENGILKLNVEKVKDKSREKELSYITIGMLLMFVLTSSSNISKFILEERKNKTYNRIAATPVSPKQYILGNILCNFMFSLIQIIIVMIIVDKYVLKENLMGSRNLIILLILIMFSIVAISLSIFIVTICKSSSEASNLSVIVTVLSTMIGGGFWEIKIMPKFMQNLASFTPQKWAIEAIFKINTGANFKNIGINMLILILFASTFFIITVYKLKMENKTEEFI
- a CDS encoding DUF3892 domain-containing protein; translation: MIGGNNNFGKDIVALVKDGKGAVTGYKLNNGELLTKEQAIERAAEGEINNVVIGTAQNGEQYLHGIPEKTGGIDLQTLPTIKQNSFE
- a CDS encoding ABC transporter permease, with amino-acid sequence MKFLNIAINEIKINFRDKKSMIMFIIWPMMLITVLGFSLNSAFNKIDLFKDTKVIYTMGEDTKNKQAFEEFLDIIKKQGIEIYKENNTKIAKEKVQNKEYICYLNFYKEGNKIDFYKNDKYSSQASVVEVIANSFIKKYNTVVEVIKINPTLIKKDNINKINKYVEIVSLENKKTPSSLEYYAVAMIVMIILYISLAAVNSFGNEYTRNTIIKLTSSPASKHEIFIGKVLGLTFVSVIQIILVFLFSKYALKVYWGKSEGIILLVLLSEIIMAIFAGISIIYLFKKQSVAESFLNGILPFITFLGGGYTPMDFQESKVLGLIYDFNIFSKIKDAIFNSMFFNNNDLSYKIIIIDLSIAFIFLIISSLNFSRREAI